ACCCGGACCCCTGTCCCGGCGTAGCCTATATTTTCAGGATCATCGAATACACCGTTCAGCACCACCCCCGACAATACGCCAGATGTCACCTTTGCCTCAGCCCCCATTACGCCGCGAATGGCATCATCAGCATTTGCCATCGCTTCATCAAAGAGGTTATCGAAATCAGCCATTCGGCCCCCTGTCAGACTTTGCGGGCCAGGCCTTTATCGTCCAGCTCGTCTGCATCCTGTTCAGATACACGGATAATCGCACCTGGCTCGACAATGGATACCGGTTCATTCCGTGTGGCATGCAACGCGTCAATATGCAGAGTGACCAGCGTTTCTACGGAGACCAGATCAATATTCGTGGCGGTTTTTCGGGTAAGACCTGCCGGTGGATGCTCGATGTCATTGCCGCTATCTTCACCGGAAGGGATGGCAGAAGAAATCAGATTGCCATCGACACCGTTAATCGACCCGGTGCTTTCATCCAGCTCCTCTTCAAGTTCAGCAATACGCATTGCAAGCTCCTGAATAGTGCCGCTGGTGCTGACTTCACGATTTAGCTTCTCACCAAGCTCGTTAAGACGAGCAATAAGCTTTTCTTTCTCTGTCATGGGAATACTCCACAAATGTGGCCCGAATGGGCCACTGGATTGAAATTAAGCCAGCTTGACGGACACGAACGCGTCAGGATCAGCCAGGAGCATCAGAGGGGCTGACTGAATCATGGTGAACTCGCGTGCCGGATCACCCGTTTGCACCCAGTTTTTTGGGTAGCGCGGCGCAGCATTAATACCTTCGCGCTGGGCATCTGCATCAAGGATGCAACCATAGGTACGCAGCCCACGCGCCTGGGTGTTCCCCAGCACCATCGTCAGGTCAGGCAGATAGTTCTTTTTGATGTCGTTTTCGATGTACTGACCGGAATACACCACAATGGCCACATCGCCATACATACCCTTGTAGGAAACGGCCATGCCAAGGTCTTTCAGGGCGGTTTCAAGCTCTGAATTAGAGCCACGACGCGTATCCAGTTTCTCCTTTACCGCCTTGAAGGAACGGAACAACGCCCAGCCTTTCGGATCGAGCACGATAATATTGACCACACCGCTGGCATTCAGCGCATACGCTTCAATGTCATCGGTCGGGTCATACGTTTCTTTGTCGCGGGCGGTCCATGCGGCCGCACCAGCCTGGATGATGTTGTTACCGGCGCTGCGCCCCATATCAACTTCAACCGGCTCAAACGCTTCCCCGGTCATGGTGTATTTCCCGCCAAGTACCGCCGCAACAGCCTGTTTCTCTTCAACCTGTGCAATCGCCAGCTCTTCATCCTTCATATTCTGGAGGATAATTCGACGGCGGCGATAGACCGGATCAGCGAGATTCTGTGGGTCCTCGTCCGGCAGACGACGAAGGGTCATCAGTGGGTTAACTTCATGTTTAGGCTTCACATAACCGGGGGTGAATTCAGATGTGCTGCCGCCACGGGAGCGGATCACTTTGCCAGAGACAATCGGCGAGACATACAGCGCCATGTTGACCATGCCAGGAATTTGCGACAGATAGACCTTCTCTGTAGTGAAGGGATAACTTTCGCGGAAGAAGATACGCAGGAAGAGCGGGTCAAATTTAAATTTCTTCTCATTGACCGCGATCAGCTCGGCAGTAGTGTAAACGGACATAGATTTTTTCCCGTAAAAAAAGCCGCATATGCGGCTTTTATGGATGATGGTTGTAAAAATGTGGGTTAAACGATGCTGATGGCCGTACCGGAAAATGCGTTACGCTTGATATTTTCGCCAGTGACGCCAGATGGCCAGAGCACATCTTCAATACGGAAAGAGCCAGATTTATAAAATGTCAGCTCTGTGCTGTTCTGGTCTGCGGTTACAGCAAGAATGCCCATTGCTTCGCCAGCATGAGCACCATCCCAGACGGTCAGCTTACCTGAGGTGGCATCCAGCATGAGTGGCGTCATTGCTGGCGTAGATGCCGTCAGTTCGCCCGGCCCATACGCGGTATGAGCCGGATCGCTGTTGCCGAGCGGCTGGTTATGTGTGAAAACTTCATTAATTGCCATGATAGCCTCTTAAACGGGGGTGTTTAATAAATCGTTAACAGCATCTGTGGATGCGCCGCCTGCTGAGAGTGCGTCTGGTGCTGATTCCATCAGGCGATCCAGCGCCGTGTCGGTACGAGCCAGGGCATTTTGAGGTGCGGCGGCAAGAATGCGCTGTGCGCACTCAACCGTCATACCCGGCGTTTCCGCCAGTGCACGTGCCTGTGATTCTCGCCCTTTTGCCTCTTCGCAGTTCAGGATCCCCATGATGCGGTTATTCTCTGCGGCTACTGCTGCAGAGACCTGAGCACTGACATCTACAGAGGCCGCAACGGCAATGGTTGTCGTGTCAACAGTTGTGACCTGTTCAGTCGGTGCAGTAGTAGCCGCAGGCTTAGTGGTAACTGCGGATGAAGAAGGTGATGGCATAATTCCTCCAAAGGTTATTTTTTTGCGTCTGTCGAGTGCTTCGCGCATCACGCTGAGCGCATCGGTATTGTTAACAAGTTCATCTGCCAGTCCGTTATCCACTGACTCCTGACCGGAAAATACTGCCGCTTCAGTGTCCAGCACAGTCTGTACGGACAAGCCGGTATAAGCGGAAACCTTTTCGGCAAACATCTGACGCGTGGCATCGATACGCGTCTGGAAATCAGCACGCACATCTTTAGGGAGCTTTTCGTAAGGGTTGCCGTCGACCTTGTGATCGCCGCTGTAAATCAGCGTGACCTCAACGCCGTTAGTTTTGAGAGCTGCACCATAGTTACTGTGTGCCATCATGACCCCGATGGAGCCGGTTCTGGCCGTTTGTGTGACCAGCTGTCGCGATGCAGAGCTGGCAATAAGCTGCCCAGCACTGCAGTTCATGTCATTTGCCAGCGCCCAGATGGGTTTGATATCGCGCATACGGGCAATAATGTCGGCGCAGTCAAACGCCCCGGATACCATTCCCCCCGGCGTATCCATATCCAGCAGAATACCGTCTACGCCGGGGTCACTCATTGCCTGCTGCAGGCGAGCAATAATTCCGTTGTAACCTGTCATGCCGGAGTAAGGCTGCAGGGACCGGGTTTTACTGACCAGCGTGCCGGAAACCGGCAAAACCGCGATACCGTTTGTCACCAGATAGCTGCGTGATGGCCGGGGATCCATGTCCTCATCATCGTCGAACAGTGCCAGCGGTTCATCAATCTGTTCTGCACCAAGCGTGACACCAGAAACAGAATCAGTCAGCCGGGTGATCCCCAGCTGACCTGCCAGCGCGCAAAAGAAAACCCGCGCGTAGGCGGGTTCGAGCATTAGCGGCTCATTAAAAGCCATGCTGGCTATATGCGGGAGATTACGCAGCTCGTGTGCCATTTTCCTCCTCCTCATTTGATTTTTTGAGTCCTGATTCGAATGCCGCCGCCGCCCATGCTGGCGGCGTAAGTCCTGCGGCCCGACGCTCCATCGTTTCGCGCACCTGCTGGGCAAAAATCTCCTGGTAGTCTTCGCCACGTTTGGCACATTCTTTCTCGTAGGTGCTCAGCCCGGCCTCGATCAGCATGACGGCTTCCTGCACTTCCTTCAGCCCGTCAATCGCCATACGCCCCGATCCGATCCAGTCACAATTTCCCCATGCACTTCTCGCCTCCTGAAAACTGAAGCGGGCTTTAGAGGGAAGTGCCACCACCCTGCGGACAATGGCTTCCTCCAGCCAGCAAAGAAACATCTGGCAGGACTGTCGGGCAGCCACAAACTTGCGCCGCCCCATGAAGAACGCCCAGGATTCATTGGCGCTGGCGCGCGCCGTGGAATAACTCATTTGTGAGTAATTCCGCGAAAGCTGCTCATACGAGACACCCAGCCCGGCGGCAATGTACCGCAGCAGTGACTGCTCAAACGTCGAGTAGCCGTTATCAGTATCCTGTGCCGACTGCAGGTTAAGGGAGTCACCCGGCATCAGGTGAGGAACCTTTGAACCGCCAAGGCGAACCGGAGCTGCCGTGTAATACGACGCCATTTCCCCCAGCCACCCATTCATTTTGCTTTCCTGTTCCTTACTGCCGGAGCCGAGAATAAAGTCCATCGCTGTCTGAGTGTCCAGTTCACTTTCGATGGTCGCCGCATACATTGCCTTCACTATTGCGCTCTGCAGTTGCGTATTTTGCAGGGTATCGAGCATTTTCATCTGCTCCATTACACTGTAAAAAACGTTAGCACCACGGGTCTGCCCATCTTCCAGTGGTTCGAACACATGAATAAATGAAGGACGTCCACCGGGTAGCTCCCGTGGGATATAGGTCCATTTCTGCGCCATCCAGCCCGGATAACCATCCTCACTGACGTAGTAACCCAGAGCTGCGCCACTGTCATTTATCCTGACGCCGGCACGACAATTACGGGAATCTCCCGCATTATTCGGGTTACTGACGCGCTTCGGACTGACCATTTTGAATTGCGTGCGGAAAAGTCGCGTGGAGCTGCTGTCCCATGTCGGCTGGACACATAATTCCCCGTTAAACGCGTGCATGGCCACACCTTCACGGATCATCATGGTGAACGTGCGCTTACGCTCGGCATCGATACAGCAACAGTCGTCTTCAGCAAACTCTTTCCAGGCCGCTTCTACTTCCCGTGAGAATGCCCTGGCTTCCTCCTCACCAATCCCCAGAAATCGCCAACTGGGGCGATGGCTCAACCGGAAAAAGGATCCCACAATGTGGTCCTGGTGAAGCTGAACCGCATTCGCTGCATAACCGTTATTTCTGACCAAATCATCAGCGCGGGCATTACCACGCGAAAAATTAGGCAAAAGCGCGGCATCCGCACTTTCACTCGGCGGATTCCAGGCGCGTAACTGGCCGCCAAAACCTCCGCCACCGCCGTGATACCCTGCGTATTCCCGCAGAGAGGTTCTGCCATCCGGCCCCACTAAAGCTGGTGATTTCATACGTAAAATCCTGCCGGTCCACGGCGATGTGAAGTGGAACCAACCTGAGATTCCAGGTCAGCAATGTATTTTTTAAGATCGATGACAGAAGT
This sequence is a window from Enterobacter sp. RHBSTW-00994. Protein-coding genes within it:
- a CDS encoding phage portal protein; the encoded protein is MKSPALVGPDGRTSLREYAGYHGGGGGFGGQLRAWNPPSESADAALLPNFSRGNARADDLVRNNGYAANAVQLHQDHIVGSFFRLSHRPSWRFLGIGEEEARAFSREVEAAWKEFAEDDCCCIDAERKRTFTMMIREGVAMHAFNGELCVQPTWDSSSTRLFRTQFKMVSPKRVSNPNNAGDSRNCRAGVRINDSGAALGYYVSEDGYPGWMAQKWTYIPRELPGGRPSFIHVFEPLEDGQTRGANVFYSVMEQMKMLDTLQNTQLQSAIVKAMYAATIESELDTQTAMDFILGSGSKEQESKMNGWLGEMASYYTAAPVRLGGSKVPHLMPGDSLNLQSAQDTDNGYSTFEQSLLRYIAAGLGVSYEQLSRNYSQMSYSTARASANESWAFFMGRRKFVAARQSCQMFLCWLEEAIVRRVVALPSKARFSFQEARSAWGNCDWIGSGRMAIDGLKEVQEAVMLIEAGLSTYEKECAKRGEDYQEIFAQQVRETMERRAAGLTPPAWAAAAFESGLKKSNEEEENGTRAA
- the gpFI gene encoding DNA-packaging protein FI; this encodes MTEKEKLIARLNELGEKLNREVSTSGTIQELAMRIAELEEELDESTGSINGVDGNLISSAIPSGEDSGNDIEHPPAGLTRKTATNIDLVSVETLVTLHIDALHATRNEPVSIVEPGAIIRVSEQDADELDDKGLARKV
- a CDS encoding major capsid protein, which gives rise to MSVYTTAELIAVNEKKFKFDPLFLRIFFRESYPFTTEKVYLSQIPGMVNMALYVSPIVSGKVIRSRGGSTSEFTPGYVKPKHEVNPLMTLRRLPDEDPQNLADPVYRRRRIILQNMKDEELAIAQVEEKQAVAAVLGGKYTMTGEAFEPVEVDMGRSAGNNIIQAGAAAWTARDKETYDPTDDIEAYALNASGVVNIIVLDPKGWALFRSFKAVKEKLDTRRGSNSELETALKDLGMAVSYKGMYGDVAIVVYSGQYIENDIKKNYLPDLTMVLGNTQARGLRTYGCILDADAQREGINAAPRYPKNWVQTGDPAREFTMIQSAPLMLLADPDAFVSVKLA
- a CDS encoding S49 family peptidase, whose product is MAHELRNLPHIASMAFNEPLMLEPAYARVFFCALAGQLGITRLTDSVSGVTLGAEQIDEPLALFDDDEDMDPRPSRSYLVTNGIAVLPVSGTLVSKTRSLQPYSGMTGYNGIIARLQQAMSDPGVDGILLDMDTPGGMVSGAFDCADIIARMRDIKPIWALANDMNCSAGQLIASSASRQLVTQTARTGSIGVMMAHSNYGAALKTNGVEVTLIYSGDHKVDGNPYEKLPKDVRADFQTRIDATRQMFAEKVSAYTGLSVQTVLDTEAAVFSGQESVDNGLADELVNNTDALSVMREALDRRKKITFGGIMPSPSSSAVTTKPAATTAPTEQVTTVDTTTIAVAASVDVSAQVSAAVAAENNRIMGILNCEEAKGRESQARALAETPGMTVECAQRILAAAPQNALARTDTALDRLMESAPDALSAGGASTDAVNDLLNTPV
- a CDS encoding head decoration protein; the protein is MAINEVFTHNQPLGNSDPAHTAYGPGELTASTPAMTPLMLDATSGKLTVWDGAHAGEAMGILAVTADQNSTELTFYKSGSFRIEDVLWPSGVTGENIKRNAFSGTAISIV